One Manihot esculenta cultivar AM560-2 chromosome 6, M.esculenta_v8, whole genome shotgun sequence DNA segment encodes these proteins:
- the LOC122723863 gene encoding secreted RxLR effector protein 161-like produces MGEASYVIGTSIFHKRSESLLGLSSKAYIERILEKFNMSKCFIGLVPIQREDKFSLMQCPKNGVERKKMETIPYASVVGSLMYLQTCTRPDINFAVGMLGRYQSNPSINHQKVAKKVLRYLQGMKDYMLTYKRSDHLEVIGYSNSNFAGYVDSRKSMFGYLFLLADGAIL; encoded by the coding sequence ATGGGAGAGGCATCCTATGTGATAGGAACTTCAATATTCCATAAGAGATCAGAAAGTTTATTAGGATTGTCTTCGAAAGCCTATATTGAAAGAATTCTtgagaaatttaacatgagcaAATGCTTTATAGGTTTAGTTCCTATTCAAAGAGAAGATAAATTTAGTCTTATGCAATGTCCAAAGAATGGTGTGGAACGTAAAAAAATGGAAACAATTCCTTATGCTTCAGTTGTGGGCAGTTTAATGTATCTTCAAACTTGTACCAGACCCGACATCAATTTTGCAGTAGGGATGCTGGGTAGATATCAAAGTAATCCTAGTATCAATCATCAGAAAGTTGCAAAGAAAGTATTAAGATATCTTCAAGGAATGAAGGATTATATGCTCACTTATAAGAGGTCTGATCATTTAGAAGTGATTGgatattcaaattcaaattttgcTGGGTATGTTGATAGTAGAAAATCAATGTTTGGTTATTTGTTCCTATTAGCTGATGGAGCAATCTTATAA